One window of Arvicola amphibius chromosome 6, mArvAmp1.2, whole genome shotgun sequence genomic DNA carries:
- the LOC119817704 gene encoding SOSS complex subunit C isoform X1, with product MAANPSGQGFQNKNRVAILAELDKEKRKLLMQNQSSASHPGASISLSRPSLNKDFRDHAEQQHIAAQQKAALQHAHAHSSGYFITQDSAFGNLILPVLPRLDPE from the exons ATGGCAGCAAATCCTTCAGGACAAG gttttcaaaataaaaatagagttgCGATCTTGGCTGAActggacaaagagaaaagaaaattacttatGCAGAACCAATCTTCAGCAAGTCACCCTGGAGCTAG CATCTCCCTCTCCAGACCCTCTCTTAACAAGGACTTCCGGGACCATGCTGAGCAGCAGCACATTGCAGCCCAGCAGAAGGCAGCACTGCAG CATGCTCATGCACATTCGTCTGGATACTTCATAACTCAAGACTCGGCATTTGGGAATCTTATCCTTCCTGTTTTACCGCGCCTTGACCCAGAATGA
- the LOC119817704 gene encoding SOSS complex subunit C isoform X2 — MQNQSSASHPGASISLSRPSLNKDFRDHAEQQHIAAQQKAALQHAHAHSSGYFITQDSAFGNLILPVLPRLDPE, encoded by the exons atGCAGAACCAATCTTCAGCAAGTCACCCTGGAGCTAG CATCTCCCTCTCCAGACCCTCTCTTAACAAGGACTTCCGGGACCATGCTGAGCAGCAGCACATTGCAGCCCAGCAGAAGGCAGCACTGCAG CATGCTCATGCACATTCGTCTGGATACTTCATAACTCAAGACTCGGCATTTGGGAATCTTATCCTTCCTGTTTTACCGCGCCTTGACCCAGAATGA